Part of the Zingiber officinale cultivar Zhangliang chromosome 8A, Zo_v1.1, whole genome shotgun sequence genome, cttcacctccgtagcatatcctcagagcaacggacaTGCTGAGGttgccaatcgggagatcttgcgGGTTTTgcgagttcggctcgaccacattGGAGGGAGCTAGGTGGACGAACTCCCTGGCGTATTATGGGCAATCCGTACGACCCCTAAAGAAGGCACAGGTGTAACCCCGTTCCACCCTATATATTGCAGTGAAGCGGTCGTCCTAGTCAAGGTCAAAGTCGAACCAAATCGAATACAACACTACGACgaagacaacgccgagcggaggcttcTGAAGCTGGACTTTATGGATGAGACGCGCGACAAAACAGCCGTGCAGCTGATGGATTATAGGTAGaggatgaggcagaactacaatTGACGAGTAATCCCGAGATCGTTCCAGGTCGGTGACCtcgtgtggaagaaggtgaagttgGTCGGCGATGTCACTAAACTAGAAGCTCCGTGGGTCGGACCATTCAAAGTCGTGGAGAAGCTCCGCTTTGACGCCTACTACCtagaagatgaagacggacgacaactAGAACGTCCTTAGAgagcgaatcatctccagccgtaccgagctggatgaaaggtgtgtCAATGTAAATGAGGTGCACTCTcctttttgcttgttttctttgAGTGCAGGATTGGAATGAAAAAAGAAAAGTTACCAAATTtctcgtcgagtggcgacgttaaacctatCTCTCCATCGGCAGTCGATCGACGACTTTAAACccgtcttcaccaaatcgtcgagcggcgacgttaaactcatgtctccattgatggtcgagcgacgaccttaaatcctgatcttcaccaaatcgtcgaacGACGACGTAAAACCCATGTCTCTATCgacggtcgagcaacgaccttaaaccccggtcttcaccaaatcgtcgagcggtgacgttaaacccatgtctccatcgacggtcgagcagcaaccttaaaccctggtcttcaccaaatcgtcgagcgacgacgttaaaaccatgtctccatcgatggtcgagtgacgactttaaaccccggtcttcaccaaatcatcgagcggcgacattaaacccatgtctccatcaacggtcgagcaacgaccttaaaccccggtcttcaccaaatcgtcaagggtcaacgttaaacccatgtctccatcggcggtcgagcggcgaccttaaatcccagtcttcaccaaatcatcgagcgacgacgttaaactcatgtctccatcgacagtcgagcggcgaccttgaaccccggtcttcaccaaatcgtcaagcgacgacgttaaactcatgtTTCCATccgcggtcgagcggtgaccttaaactctggtcttcaccaaatcgtcgagcaacgacgttaaacccatgtctccatcggcggtcaaacgacgaccttaaaccccggtcttcaccaaatcgtcgagtgacgacgttaaacccatgtctccatcaacggtcgagtgacaaccttaaactccagtcttcatcaaatcatcgagcggcgacgttaaactcatgtctccacTGACAgatgagcgacgaccttaaacctagGAGGGGTGATCCCAACAAATCTACCAGTAACAAAGATACGGTCATAGCAACCGATTGGGACTATATAGTTGGACACTAGTAAAAAAAAACAGCATATGAGGAAAGATCATAAAGGGATTTCATTGATAGCAAATTAAACATTGTCGAACGACAGGAGTACATTCAGGGCttacaaaaaatattttctacAGACCCCTCGCTCACTCGATATAGTCGAAGGTTTCGTCGGGAATGGACTCGAGGAGCTAGACACGATTAACGTCATTGTCAGATAGGGCTTCCGAGACGTGGTCGTTCGCCTTCAGCTAGCAGAGCGTCACGTTGATGGCTAGCTCAAACGATCGGACAATCCGACTGGTCGCCTTTTCCAGAAATTGGTCAGAACGGAGGTACTGTTGCCTCAGGACCGTGAAGCGGCCCGGTTCAGCCTCCTGATAGATTTTTAGTGCAGCACGGGAGGCCTCCAGTTCCTCTTCAAGGTGCTTCGCCTGATCTTGAAGTTCAGCCTCCTTAGCCAAACGACTCTCGTGCTCGGCAACCAGCAGGCTCTCCGCATTCTTGAGCTTCTCGGCCGATTGACGAGCCTCTTGGTTCTTCAGTTCCAGGTCAGCAATGATCCGCTGTTTCCTTTTGGAGGCCAGTTCGAGTTTCCGGCCGTAGGTCTTCAGTTGCGCCTCGATCTGACTTAGCCTATTAGCCTGTTCGACCGACTTCTGCTGTTGCATCGCGAGAAGTTGTTGGGCCTTTTCCAGGTCGGCCTTTAGGCGGGCGGTCGGTGGCCCCTGGGAAGAGGAGGTTTCTCCAAAATTCTTGAGCTTCTTCGGCTCGTCCTCCACTTGAGCCAGCCGCTGGCACATGACGATGTTTTCCACCTAGAACTAAAAGCAAACATTAGTGTTGATCGGAGGTAACTCGTGAATTGGTAGTTGAAAATACTAACCCCGATGGACGTTTCTAGATGGTTATTGGCGAGCGTGCCAGGGGGTTTCACCGTCGCTCATGCCCTTGCTTCCTCCCAGACATGACCGAGCCGATCGTGAATGTAGACCTGATGTTGGGGAGAGCTGGGCTGGTCGCCTAGCGTTAGAAGATTCTTCGTCGACAGGCGAAGCGTAGCGGTGATGGATCGTCACTCGTTTGGTGCCGATTGAGCGGAGGCCGTCGAGCGAGAAGATTGGGCAGGAGGGACTGGAAGAATAGCGGACCGTTTTATCCTCCGCCTAGTCGGAGGCAAGGAAGTAATCAATTGAACGACGAGCGGCTCTTGTAGCTCAGCCAAGGAAGGAGTTCGATCAGAGAAAGTAGCCTCCATTGTTGTAGGAGCAGCTGGAGAGGTGCCTCCTCCCGCAGAGGCCTGTACGACCGAGGTGGCAGAGAGGGAAGGCGCATTCGTTCGGCGCCTCTTTCGAGTGAGTGGTACGTCATCGCCTGAGGACCCTGAGCCTTCAGTACGGTGGGCGGCACTTCTCGGACTGGGCGTGGGTCAGCCGCTTCTCCTATGTCGGGCGTCTATTCAGCGGTTCCCTCACCCACAGTTGGGGTCTCACCAACCGTACCCTCCTGTGAGCCAACGGGAGTCAAGCCAAGCCGTTCCATCTCTTTGGCCGCGACTGCTTCAATCTCAACCTGCTTGGCCTTCATTATGCCGACTGCCCGAGCGCAcatcatgatgtcagctgcaagagaagaaaagaatcagttagattcaagggAATAAGGTTGAGAAATTTCATACCTAGGTTGCTCTggagcttcgttcggatcggacTCAGCCCGAACATGTACATCACACCCTCCGACAACAACTTATGGATATTGAACTTTAGGCCGACCAACATATTTGCAGCACGAAGGTAGTCCGGTcagatcttgaacttcttcaaatcAAGTTGAGTAGGAAgcccgacctgccatttggtccGGAAGCTTGGCCGCTCAGGGagtctcaagaagaagaagtactccttccagtgtttgttagaGGAGGACATTTTGTCAAAGAAGACCAGCCCGATGTGAGATTGGAACAGGTAAGTGCCCAGCTCGAGTTGTTTGGGGTAATAAAAGTCGTGGAAGACTTGAGGGGTCAGTGGAATGTTGTGTACTCGGAACAACACTACCGCGCCGCACAACAGGTGGAAGGAATTGGGGACAAGCTGGGCGAGCGGGACACGAAAGTAGTTGCAAACCTCGATTATGAAGAGGTTGATGGGAAACCGAAGACCCGCCACGAATTGGTCTTGGAAGAAACAGACTGTGCCGGCCGGTGGGTCATTGGGCTGGTTGGATGGGGAGGCTAGGACTATTTCGTggtcagaggggatgtcaaagGCGTTTATTAGACTCACGGCGTCGCCCGCGTCGAACCGAGCCTCCATGGTAGCGTACCAGGGATTGGGAGCTGCGTCGGACGGCTACGAAGAGCTTGCCATGGCCGGGAAACGAAAAGGCAGAAGGCTCGAGGGGAAAGATGTCCGGAAAACATAGAAAGCTGAAAATACGGCGGCAGAAAAAGAGCAGCGGGAAAACAACAATGGAGAGGGAAAGGTTGAAAGGCTTACGGAGAGGAAAGCTGCTTGAGGATCGCCGGCGCAAGGGGAACAAGCAGAATCACCGGAGCAAAATCGTCGGAGAGCACGAAGAAAGCGTAGAGTAAGAAAAGGCGACGCTGAGGCTTTATAAAGAGGGGAGTGGTCGACCGGAGTCGTCCGATCTAGGGCATGGGAATCCAAACGCACATCCAACCGTTAAATTCGAACTGCCATACGTCACATTAGCAGTTGTCACCTCGGACGTGTGGCGGCTGCGTTAGCGACACGTGGTGCCCTCCCACAGGGCAACATTTAATGGGTGCGGGCGTGTGCTTGGCCTTAATAGGGGTGATTTATGCGTATTCCGAGGTGATTTGGGCGATGTCAGCATTAACCGCCCGGATCGTGCTCCTCTAGGAGCGATGGGGAAAAAAGATCCCAAGTACAAAGGATCAGTGCGCTGACTGGCAGAAAGAGATCAGTCTTACACGGGGCGATCGGGATGCAACCCACCTATTAGCTAATTggccgatcggtcaccagactactTATCcggtcagtcggacttgcaacctccttcgactagacttagggGGACACACGTGATGcggtggtaaggtggggcccTCCCGGCAGGAGGTTAAAGTGGTCAACGTCCTAGGCAGGCGTCCGAGCGGGCGAACTACCTTCCCGATCAGTAGGAAGAGCAGCCGGGCcgacacttcgacagctcggtCAAACACCGAGCTTTCGACACACATAAAGCTCAAGCAGGGAGGTACGAAGGTCGAGCGGTCGCCCCGCTCGGCTAAACAGTAGATGCAACCCCGACTCGGAAGACAGGACTCCCTCGTCCGATGAGGGGAGCAAGATAGCAGAGCATTGGCCGAGCGGATGTTCGGCCCGACCATTGTATCACCCGGACGATAGATCAGCCGAGCGACTCTCCCGCTCGGTAgaccggccgagcggctctcccgctcggcctaaTAAAAGACAAAAGGAGCAGTTGGCGATATCGCCCTAGGGAACAGTGTCATGGGCTGACAGCATTGTCggcggcatggtcaggcagagAATTGTACGATGGAAACTTCCACTATCACGTCAGGGGATATATGCTCGGGCTgttaaggtatggcgtcagacacgcttttctgataTATCCTTTTCAGGTATGTTTCGGGAAGCATGCCCATGCCTcccgggagccctatataaggacccctaggtTTCAATAGAGGTATATTCATTACTGTAGCTATAGTTACGCTGCTGTTCTTTCTTCTCCACTTCAGTCTTCATTCACTTGTCGTTGCCTAACTTAAGCgttggagggtcatcgccggagaacccctccctagctcggcactaacgacttATGGTTGTAGGCTTAACTTGGCAGAGATCTACGTCACCTTCAGTCAACACCCGATCAACATGAGCGCCACCTTTTCAGTGTCCGTCGACTCACTTTCGGACGTGgtcaaataattttttatcaaaatttaattagGGATAGaggaaaatatctaaaatttaatatattgtaCCTACCTTAATGAAATTATGATATTATAATTTgctgatttttttaatatataatacaaatgatataaaatttatattatattaaaaatttaatatattgaagttttgatacaatatgatatatatatatatatatatatatctatatatatatatatatataatttaattcatttacaaTATGAAAGCAATCAACCGAGTCATGACCCGTGATTTTGTGTCCGTACACTTACACGACTGATTCGGCACCGACCCGGACGCGTTCGAGTCCACCACTCGTTCAACAAAGCGCGAGCGGTGGCCCCATGCCCCGCCGCCCTCGTGATCTCGTACTTTTTCCACGTTGCTTTGCGCCTTTGTGCCGTGGCAGTCCGGTCATTAACTAGCCGACTCGGGGTAATTCCGACATTTAATTATTCAATGGCTTCTTGCTGGCCGGCCACCGCCACCCACTCTGCACCCTGGCAAAGGGCGGGACCTCTCTCTCCTTATCCGGCGTACGTCCATTAAGAATACGGTAAATTTTTGAGTTGGTGAACGGATGAGGACGACGACCGAGCGCCGACGTCGTCGAGCGGTGTGCTCGCCACGTAAACGAAAAATAATTACGTTGTTTTCAGAAAGGCCATTATTATTTTAGAAATGTCACCGTTGCTTTCGTTTAAAATTTCCTAAATACCCGACGTCAAGAtgacttttcaaaaatagaattataattaaAAAGTACTCCTGttgtattattttaaaaaattaatttattatctttaATAATAATTGCAGTggcaatattaattaaatttatttattgataatttaaatgGTGGCGAAATAAATGGCTGGCTGACACAATTCCCAACTTATCCAAATCATGCAAATATTATTATCTTATCCGGTGGATTAGAAAATGACGAATTTATTATTATGGGATACAGATTAATTTTTGACAGATAAatactattaaaaaaaatttcttccatTTTTAGTTAGTTAACGGTTAATTATCAATTGATcccataatttataatttatcgaCTCTCATGTAACTTAAAGTAatgaatatattaatttttttactatataaataatatcctattaattattaaaatttcatgGGCCATGGTGGGTaccaatttttttcaaaaatttttattatcattttgaaaaaaaaaattatcatcacGATTTTTTGCAACACGAAATTTCCTTGTTGTTTGCTTAACAAAAACAACACTTTTATAGCATCTATATTAATTTtctataatatttctaaaatttaaaataacctacctatattattaaatttaaataattatttttcactataaactatatatttttataatttttattttattattattttcttctctcttcaatttatttattattttttctctctcccgTGTAATATATGAGACTAGAtcttctaattaaaaaaatacatcaGGAAATAAACCATTTTTAATTACAGTTGGATAGTCAGGGTGGATGACCGAAGCCATTGACGGTGGACAAATGATAACCTTCGGCCCTAATTTAAACTATAACCTAGGGGACgataaatttaagaaaaaatcaTAATCAATTGTAGTCGGATAGTGACTAATGCGACGATAGAGGGGGGTCCACCCCACACAAGTCAATTGTCAAGATGGTGGTTAAAATCAAGATGATCGACACGCCAAGATACAAAAAAACTTACCTACAATGATCAAATGGAGGATGACTACAATGACCAAACGGATAATCATGGTCCGATTGACAAGAGACTATAAAAGATAGGTCGGATAATAAGTCTCCCGGCGGACCATGATGGCTAGGGatgcaaacgaatcgagccggctcACGAGCTTTTCGAGCTgactcgaaaaatattcgattcgtactcgaattatcgaattcgagccgaactcgaacatgttcgaactttttttaaCTGAACTCGAAcccaaattatattattcgaGGTGCTTGCGaaccttaatatttattaatataagttaaatataaattaaataaataaatttggagcatttcgaacctattttcgagcaataattcgaatagttcgcgaacatgCTCGAATATTTCGAGCTGAACACGAACCCGAACCCTAATTCGAAccaaatattttgaatttttcgagcttcgaatcgagctctAACTCGAACATActtatttcgagccgaattcgaaccttaaatttttctgcatattcggctcgattcatttacacccctaatggTGGCCCTTCCGgtcacttaaaaaaaaactttgagaggtttattacttaaaaaatattaaacaacTGTGCATTCTGAAATACTATACTATTAAATA contains:
- the LOC122010776 gene encoding M protein, serotype 49-like; the encoded protein is MYMFGLSPIRTKLQSNLADIMMCARAVGIMKAKQVEIEAVAAKEMERLGLTPVGSQEGTVENIVMCQRLAQVEDEPKKLKNFGETSSSQGPPTARLKADLEKAQQLLAMQQQKSVEQANRLSQIEAQLKTYGRKLELASKRKQRIIADLELKNQEARQSAEKLKNAESLLVAEHESRLAKEAELQDQAKHLEEELEASRAALKIYQEAEPGRFTVLRQQYLRSDQFLEKATSRIVRSFELAINVTLC